Proteins co-encoded in one Aquincola tertiaricarbonis genomic window:
- the mnmE gene encoding tRNA uridine-5-carboxymethylaminomethyl(34) synthesis GTPase MnmE: MLSRHEDPIAAIATAPGRGAVGIVRVSARQDLGPLMAAVCGRVLQPRHATYLPLRDADGQPIDHGLALYFPAPHSYTGEHVLELQAHGGPVVLQLLLARCLAVGEGIGLRLAEPGEFTQRAFLNDKLDLAQAEAVSDLIDASTEAAARSASRSLSGAFSHEIDTLRDRIVHLRMLVEATLDFPEEEIDFLEKADARGQLERLISAVDEVLDRAKQGALLREGIRVVLAGQPNVGKSSLLNALAGAELAIVTPIPGTTRDKVQQTIQIEGVPLHVIDTAGLREATDEVERIGISRSWSEIEQADAVIFLHDLTRLGQPDYDAGDAEIAQRLLGADPRQQARVLHVYNKADAAAPAPAPLAADALQLSAATGAGLGGLRQALLQRAGWHASPEGVFIARTRHVQALRRTREHLLLAQAQGQSADAALDLLAEELRLAHNALGEITGAFSADDLLGEIFSRFCIGK, from the coding sequence ATGCTGTCCCGTCATGAAGACCCCATCGCTGCCATCGCCACCGCACCCGGCCGCGGTGCCGTGGGCATCGTGCGCGTGTCTGCCCGCCAGGACCTCGGCCCGCTGATGGCCGCGGTCTGTGGCCGCGTGCTGCAGCCGCGCCACGCCACCTACCTGCCGTTGCGTGATGCCGATGGCCAGCCCATCGACCATGGCCTGGCGCTGTACTTTCCGGCGCCGCATTCCTACACCGGCGAACATGTGCTGGAGCTGCAGGCCCACGGCGGGCCGGTGGTGCTGCAGCTGCTGCTGGCGCGCTGCCTGGCGGTGGGGGAGGGCATCGGCCTGCGCCTGGCCGAGCCGGGTGAGTTCACGCAGCGCGCCTTCCTGAACGACAAGCTCGACCTGGCGCAGGCCGAGGCGGTGAGCGACCTGATCGACGCCAGCACCGAGGCGGCGGCCCGTTCGGCCAGCCGTTCGCTCAGCGGTGCCTTCTCGCACGAGATCGACACGCTGCGCGACCGCATCGTGCACCTGCGCATGCTGGTGGAAGCCACGCTGGACTTTCCCGAGGAAGAGATCGACTTCCTGGAAAAGGCCGATGCCCGCGGCCAGCTGGAGCGGCTGATCAGCGCCGTTGACGAGGTGCTGGATCGTGCGAAGCAGGGCGCGTTGCTGCGCGAAGGCATCCGTGTGGTGCTGGCGGGCCAGCCCAACGTGGGCAAGAGCTCGCTGCTCAATGCGCTGGCCGGGGCCGAGCTGGCCATCGTCACGCCCATCCCGGGCACCACGCGCGACAAGGTGCAGCAGACCATCCAGATCGAAGGTGTGCCGCTGCACGTGATCGACACCGCCGGCCTGCGCGAGGCCACCGACGAGGTGGAGCGCATCGGCATCTCGCGCAGCTGGAGCGAGATCGAGCAGGCCGATGCCGTGATCTTCCTGCACGACCTCACGCGGCTGGGGCAGCCCGACTACGACGCCGGTGATGCCGAGATCGCGCAGCGCCTGCTGGGTGCCGATCCGCGCCAGCAGGCGAGGGTGCTGCACGTGTACAACAAGGCCGATGCGGCGGCGCCGGCACCAGCCCCACTGGCAGCCGATGCGCTGCAGCTGTCGGCCGCCACCGGTGCCGGCTTGGGCGGCCTGCGCCAGGCGCTGCTGCAGCGGGCCGGCTGGCATGCCTCGCCGGAAGGCGTGTTCATCGCCCGTACACGCCATGTGCAGGCGCTGCGCCGCACCCGTGAACATCTGCTGCTGGCGCAGGCGCAAGGCCAGTCGGCCGATGCCGCGCTGGACTTGCTGGCCGAGGAACTGCGGCTGGCGCACAACGCGCTGGGCGAGATCACCGGCGCCTTCAGCGCCGACGACCTGCTGGGCGAGATCTTCAGCCGCTTCTGCATCGGCAAGTGA
- the yidD gene encoding membrane protein insertion efficiency factor YidD, whose amino-acid sequence MLPVRAYRLLLSPWIGGRCLYEPTCSLYALQALERHGALAGGALAAGRILRCHPWCEAGCDPVPERPPRLFAFLSSDRAASDSPKKTAP is encoded by the coding sequence ATGCTGCCGGTGCGCGCCTACCGCCTGCTGCTGAGTCCCTGGATCGGCGGCCGGTGCCTCTACGAGCCCACGTGCTCGCTCTATGCTCTGCAGGCGCTGGAACGCCACGGCGCGCTGGCCGGCGGTGCGCTGGCCGCGGGCCGCATCCTGCGTTGCCATCCCTGGTGTGAAGCCGGTTGCGACCCGGTGCCCGAGCGGCCGCCGCGGCTGTTCGCGTTCCTGTCGTCCGACCGCGCTGCCTCCGATTCTCCCAAGAAGACTGCTCCATGA
- the yidC gene encoding membrane protein insertase YidC has translation MTDIRRTLLWVVFTMSLVLLWDAWNKHTGQPSFFSPPAAKPAAAGSAPAVGASGVPAPTATAAAAGAVPSAPGAAAPKGEQITVTTDKVKAVLDSQGGELVYLELLGQRDQNDHSRNVVLFDRSAQRVYLAQTGLISATAGAKLPNHFTAMTAVPGPRTLADGTNDVQVRFESQAVDGVKLVKTYTFSRGQYTIGVQHDVVNGSAQPIQPELYLQLVRDGNPPPGESSFYSTFTGPAAYTENSKFRKIEFKHIEKNDAEYDRKADNGWIAMVQHYFASAWLVNTQQLREFRAEKVGNNLYSIAMVLPLGEVAPGQTKTQQAVLFSGPQEEKKLEALAPGLDLVKDYGWFHILSKPLFWLLTKLHGVLGNWGWAIVALVVLLKIAFYWLNASAYRSMAKMKAINPKIQEMRERLKDKPQQMQQEMMRIYREEKVNPLGSCLPIFLQMPFFIALYWVLLSTVEMRDAPWILWITDLSAKDPYFILPLIMTATSLFQVWLNPTPPDPMQAKMMWIMPLVFSVMFFFFPAGLVLYWITNNLLTIAQQWFINKRLGV, from the coding sequence ATGACCGATATTCGCCGTACCCTGCTCTGGGTGGTGTTCACGATGTCCCTCGTCCTGCTGTGGGACGCGTGGAACAAGCACACCGGCCAGCCGTCGTTCTTCAGCCCTCCGGCCGCCAAGCCGGCCGCGGCCGGTTCGGCCCCTGCGGTCGGCGCCTCCGGCGTGCCGGCGCCCACGGCCACGGCAGCCGCCGCCGGCGCGGTGCCCAGCGCACCCGGCGCTGCCGCACCCAAGGGTGAACAGATCACCGTCACCACCGACAAGGTGAAGGCGGTGCTGGACAGCCAGGGTGGCGAGCTGGTGTACCTGGAGCTGCTGGGCCAGCGCGACCAGAACGACCACAGCCGCAACGTCGTGCTGTTCGACCGCAGCGCGCAGCGCGTGTACCTGGCGCAGACCGGCCTGATCAGCGCCACCGCGGGCGCCAAGCTGCCCAACCACTTCACCGCGATGACGGCGGTGCCGGGCCCGCGCACGCTGGCCGACGGCACGAACGACGTGCAGGTGCGCTTCGAGTCGCAGGCCGTGGACGGCGTGAAGCTGGTCAAGACCTACACCTTCAGCCGCGGCCAGTACACCATCGGCGTGCAGCACGACGTCGTCAACGGTTCGGCGCAGCCCATCCAGCCCGAGCTGTACCTGCAGTTGGTGCGCGACGGCAACCCGCCCCCGGGCGAGTCGTCGTTCTACTCCACCTTCACCGGCCCGGCGGCCTACACCGAGAACAGCAAGTTCCGGAAGATCGAGTTCAAGCACATCGAGAAGAACGACGCCGAGTACGACCGCAAGGCGGACAACGGCTGGATCGCGATGGTGCAGCACTACTTCGCCTCGGCCTGGCTGGTGAACACCCAGCAGCTGCGCGAGTTCCGCGCCGAGAAGGTGGGCAACAACCTGTACTCGATCGCGATGGTGCTTCCGCTGGGCGAAGTGGCCCCCGGCCAGACCAAGACGCAGCAGGCCGTGCTGTTCTCCGGTCCGCAGGAAGAGAAGAAGCTGGAAGCGCTGGCGCCGGGCCTGGACCTGGTGAAGGACTACGGCTGGTTCCACATCCTGTCCAAGCCGCTGTTCTGGCTGCTGACCAAGCTGCACGGCGTGCTGGGCAACTGGGGCTGGGCGATCGTGGCGCTGGTGGTGCTGCTGAAGATCGCCTTCTACTGGCTGAACGCCAGCGCCTACCGCTCGATGGCCAAGATGAAGGCCATCAACCCGAAGATCCAGGAGATGCGCGAGCGCCTGAAGGACAAGCCGCAGCAGATGCAGCAGGAGATGATGCGCATCTACCGCGAGGAGAAGGTCAATCCGCTGGGCAGCTGCCTGCCGATCTTCCTGCAGATGCCCTTCTTCATCGCGCTGTACTGGGTGCTGCTGTCCACGGTCGAGATGCGCGATGCGCCCTGGATCCTGTGGATCACCGACCTGTCGGCCAAGGACCCGTACTTCATCCTGCCGCTGATCATGACGGCGACCTCGCTGTTCCAGGTGTGGCTGAACCCCACGCCGCCGGACCCGATGCAGGCCAAGATGATGTGGATCATGCCGCTGGTGTTCAGCGTGATGTTCTTCTTCTTCCCGGCTGGCCTGGTGCTGTACTGGATCACCAACAACCTGCTGACCATCGCGCAGCAGTGGTTCATCAACAAGCGGCTCGGCGTCTGA